Proteins encoded together in one Carya illinoinensis cultivar Pawnee chromosome 3, C.illinoinensisPawnee_v1, whole genome shotgun sequence window:
- the LOC122304640 gene encoding receptor-like protein kinase 5: MPRTILTFVDFSLYTNFFMIILLLLLCHSNSQLGTQEQAVLLNLKQHWQNPNSLSLWIPWNSSSHCNWPGITCFNGSVIELYLQSRNIYGTIPSFICNLKNLKAINISDNYFSSIEFPSALYNCSKLEDLDLSQNCFAGAIPDDIHRMAQLRNLNLGGNNFSGNIPSSVGQLTDMRTLKLFACQFIGSLPPEIGNLSNLEELELAWNSKMTPRLPSEFTKLKKLKFLWMAHMNLIGEIPDNIGEMTSLEHLDLSSNYLIGKIPSNLFMPKNLRIVYLYKNNLSGEIPRVVEALNLDIIDLSENNLTGTIPNDFGKLRKLSGLSLFCNQMFGKIPDSIGSLPGLIVLKVFSNNFSGALPPDFGRYSMLQEFQIATNMLTGQLPEHLCDNGRLLGVVAFKNNLDGELPKSLGNCSSLLIVSVFSNRLSGCIPSGLWTSQNMGTLMLNDNSFTGELPEILSRNLSRLEISNNMFSGKIPKGASSWRNLVVLEASNNLLSGTIPQELTILPNLTTLLLDRNRLSGSLPSDIISWKALNTLNVSRNAICGQIPEKLGFLPSLSELDLSENQLSSQIPLQLGFLKLTSLNLSSNHLSGSIPIEFKNDAYAKSFLNNPGLCANRLSLNINDCNSKLQNPSKTSHQLMAWIISLMIVVVLGLLISLFIIRVYGKRKHGLDSTWNVIPFQNLNFTESDILSGLTEKNVIGCGGSGMVYCVSFNNSPDFVAVKKIWNNRKLEEKLEKEFLAEVKILSSIRHSNIVKLLCCISSDNSKLLVYDYLKNGSLDQWLHKKSKTSTISGSVHHIYLDWPKRLHIAVGAAQGLAYMHHDCSPPVVHRDVKSSNILLDLEFNAHIADFGLAKMLMKEGESTTMSSVVGSFGYIAPEYAHTTKVNEKIDVYSFGVILLELTIGRKANVGDEHTSLAEWAWRYVQEDKFITDALDEEVKEHCYMDSMCCVFRLGLKCTHIQPLKRPSMKEVLKVLLRCYNQLLLGYGGKINGASTHACDIDAYPLKSSKCERMLEHDDNDGISLASIV, encoded by the exons ATGCCGAGGACAATCCTAACATTTGTTGATTTCTCTCTCTACACCAACTTCTTTATGAtcattctcctcctcctcctctgccATTCCAACTCTCAACTTGGTACTCAAGAACAAGCAGTGCTGCTTAACCTAAAGCAACACTGGCAAAACCCAAATTCTCTCAGCCTTTGGATTCCATGGAACTCCTCCTCCCACTGTAATTGGCCGGGGATTACTTGCTTCAATGGCTCAGTCATTGAACTATACCTCCAGAGCAGGAACATCTATGGAACAATCCCATCCTTTATTTGCAACCTCAAGAACCTTAAAGCCATTAATATTTCAGATAACTACTTCAGCTCAATTGAGTTCCCGAGTGCTCTATATAACTGTTCCAAGCTCGAAGACCTCGACCTCTCACAGAACTGCTTTGCTGGAGCCATCCCTGATGATATTCATCGCATGGCTCAACTTCGCAATCTCAACCTCGGAGGCAATAACTTCTCTGGTAACATCCCATCATCTGTCGGGCAGTTGACAGATATGAGGACACTTAAACTTTTTGCATGTCAGTTTATTGGTTCTTTACCACCAGAGATTGGAAACTTGTCCAATCTTGAAGAACTAGAATTGGCGTGGAATTCTAAAATGACGCCGAGATTGCCTTCTGAGTTCACCAAGCTGAagaaactaaagtttctatggATGGCCCATATGAATTTGATTGGAGAAATCCCTGACAACATTGGAGAGATGACTTCACTCGAGCATTTGGATTTGTCTAGCAACTATCTGATTGGGAAAATTCCGAGCAACTTGTTCATGCCAAAGAATTTACGTATAGTTTATCTTTACAAAAACAATTTGTCTGGGGAGATTCCTCGGGTTGTTGAAGCTTTGAACCTAGACATCATTGATCTCTCCGAAAATAATTTGACTGGGACAATTCCTAATGATTTTGGAAAACTCAGAAAACTGTCGGGTCTGAGTTTGTTTTGCAATCAGATGTTTGGAAAAATCCCAGATAGCATTGGCTCTCTTCCAGGGCTTATAGTTCTCAAAGTGTTTAGCAACAATTTTTCAGGTGCTTTGCCTCCAGACTTTGGTCGGTATTCAATGCTTCAAGAGTTTCAGATTGCAACCAATATGCTTACAGGCCAGTTGCCAGAACACTTATGTGACAATGGAAGGTTGTTGGGAGTGGTAGCTTTTAAAAACAACCTCGACGGAGAATTGCCAAAGTCTCTTGGAAATTGTAGCAGTTTGCTTATTGTCAGTGTTTTCAGCAATAGGCTCTCTGGGTGTATTCCTAGCGGCCTGTGGACATCACAGAACATGGGAACGTTGATGTTAAATGATAATTCTTTCACAGGTGAGCTTCCTGAGATATTGTCACGAAATCTTTCACGATTGGAGATTAGCAACAATATGTTTTCAGGTAAAATTCCAAAGGGAGCTTCTTCCTGGAGGAATTTGGTGGTGCTTGAGGCTAGTAATAACCTCTTGAGTGGCACCATTCCTCAAGAATTAACAATTCTTCCTAATTTGACAACTCTTTTGCTTGATCGGAACCGGCTCTCAGGCTCCCTTCCATCAGATATTATATCATGGAAAGCCCTTAATACTTTAAATGTTAGCCGAAATGCAATCTGTGGACAGATTCCAGAGAAACTTGGTTTTTTACCGAGCTTGTCTGAATTGGATTTGTCAGAAAACCAGCTATCTAGCCAAATTCCACTCCAACTTGGCTTTTTAAAGCTCACTTCCCTCAATCTTTCTTCCAATCATCTGAGTGGGAGTATCCCAATTGAATTCAAAAATGATGCATACGCCAAAAGCTTCTTGAACAATCCTGGCCTTTGTGCTAACCGTCTTTCATTAAATATCAACGACTGCAATTCGAAACTCCAAAATCCAAGCAAAACTTCACACCAATTAATGGCTTGGATTATAAGTCTCATGATAGTAGTTGTTCTAGGTTTGTTAATCTCATTATTTATCATCAGAGTTTATGGAAAAAGAAAGCATGGATTGGATTCCACATGGAACGTCATCCCATTCCAGAATTTGAATTTCACAGAATCAGACATTTTGTCAGGATTGACAGAAAAAAATGTGATTGGTTGCGGTGGATCAGGGATGGTATACTgtgtttcttttaataattcacCTGATTTTGTTGCTGTGAAGAAGATCTGGAATAACAGAAAGCTTGAAGAAAAGCTTGAAAAAGAATTTCTAGCAGAAGTCAAAATACTGAGTTCAATTCGACATTCCAACATAGTGAAATTGCTCTGCTGCATCTCCAGTGACAACTCAAAGCTTCTTGTCTatgattatttgaaaaatggTAGCCTAGACCAATGGCTACACAAGAAGAGTAAAACATCAACTATCTCAGGTTCAGTCCATCATATTTACCTAGATTGGCCTAAGAGGTTGCATATAGCAGTTGGGGCTGCTCAAGGGCTTGCCTACATGCACCACGATTGCTCACCACCCGTTGTTCATCGAGATGTGAAGTCCAGCAACATCCTTTTAGATCTCGAGTTTAATGCACATATAGCTGATTTTGGTCTTGCCAAGATGTTGATGAAGGAGGGAGAATCTACTACAATGTCATCTGTGGTAGGCTCTTTTGGTTACATAGCTCCAG AATATGCTCATACGACAAAAGTGAATGAGAAGATtgatgtttatagttttggagTTATCCTTTTGGAGCTGACAATAGGAAGGAAAGCTAATGTCGGGGATGAACACACATCTCTTGCAGAATGGGCATGGCGATATGTTCAAGAAGACAAATTTATAACTGATGCCTTGGATGAAGAGGTCAAGGAACACTGTTACATGGATTCCATGTGTTGTGTTTTCAGACTCGGACTCAAATGTACTCACATACAGCCTTTGAAGCGGCCATCCATGAAAGAGGTTTTGAAGGTTTTGTTGCGATGTTACAACCAACTCTTACTCGGTTATGGAGGGAAGATTAATGGTGCAAGTACTCATGCTTGTGATATAGATGCTTATCCCCTCAAGAGTTCGAAGTGTGAGAGGATGCTAGAACATGACGACAATGATGGTATAAGTTTGGCATCCATCGTTTGA